A segment of the Aridibaculum aurantiacum genome:
TGCATAGATAAATCTAGGATCGTAGGCTTTGCCACACATAGCATAGTTGCCGGCGCCATAGCTATTACCTACAATGATGGTGATCTTTGGAACGACAGAATTCGCAACTGCATTCACCAGTTTAGCTCCGTCTTTTATTATACCTGCATGTTCGCTGCGGCTACCTACCATGAAACCAGTCACATCCTGCAGGAACACCAGCGGTATCTTTTTCTGGTTGCAATTCATAATGAAACGGGCTGCTTTGTCTGCACTATCGTTGTAGATAACGCCACCCATTTGCAGTTCGCCTTTTTTATTTTTTGTTACCAGCCTTTGATTGGCTACTATGCCTACTGCCCATCCATCGATGCGTGCATAACCACACAGTATGGTCTTTCCATAATCTTCTTTAAACTGGTCAAACTCGCTGTTGTCTACTATCCGCTCTATCACCTCCAGCATGTCGTAGGGCTTTAGATTACCTACCGGTAAAATGCCATAGATCTCTTCCGGGTTTTTCTTAGGTGGAGCAGGTGTAGCACGATCAAAACCTGCAGTAGGATTATGTCCGATTTTGCTTACGATCCTCTTTACCTGGTCAAGGCATTCTTCCTCTGTTTGAAATTTATAGTCAGCTATACCGCTTATCTCTGTATGTGTGGCAGCACCTCCTAATGTCTCTACATCTATGTCTTCGCCTACAGCTGCTTTTACCAGGTAAGGTCCGGCAAGAAAAATGCTGCCATTGCCTTCTACCATCAGCGTTTCATCGCTCATGATGGGCAGGTAGGCACCACCGGCTACACATGCGCCCATTACAGCAGCTATTTGTGTAATGCCCATTGCGCTGATGCGTGCATTGTTGCGAAAAATTCTACCAAAATGTTCTTTGTCGGGAAATATCTCATCCTGCATGGGAAGAAAAACGCCGGCACTGTCTACCAGGTAAATGATAGGCAGGTTGTTCTCCATTGCGATCTCCTGCATGCGCAGGTTCTTTTTGCCGGTAATTGGAAACCAGGCGCCTGCCTTTACCGTTTGATCGTTCGCCACCACCACGCATTGGCGGTTGCTGATATAGCCTATACCTGCCACTGTTCCGCCGGCAGGACAGCCTCCTTGTTCTTCATACATTTCGTGCCCTGCAAAACCACCTATTTCAGTGAACGTGGTCCCTTTGTCGAGTAGGTATTCTATGCGTTGGCGGGCTGTTAGTTTGTTCTTTTCTTTTTGCTTCTCTATGGCTTTTTTGCCGCCACCCAGTTTTATTTTTTCAAACTGCTGGCGGAGTTGGCTCACGCTCATTTTCATGGCGTCT
Coding sequences within it:
- a CDS encoding acyl-CoA carboxylase subunit beta, with amino-acid sequence MNLEFNKNEDAMKMSVSQLRQQFEKIKLGGGKKAIEKQKEKNKLTARQRIEYLLDKGTTFTEIGGFAGHEMYEEQGGCPAGGTVAGIGYISNRQCVVVANDQTVKAGAWFPITGKKNLRMQEIAMENNLPIIYLVDSAGVFLPMQDEIFPDKEHFGRIFRNNARISAMGITQIAAVMGACVAGGAYLPIMSDETLMVEGNGSIFLAGPYLVKAAVGEDIDVETLGGAATHTEISGIADYKFQTEEECLDQVKRIVSKIGHNPTAGFDRATPAPPKKNPEEIYGILPVGNLKPYDMLEVIERIVDNSEFDQFKEDYGKTILCGYARIDGWAVGIVANQRLVTKNKKGELQMGGVIYNDSADKAARFIMNCNQKKIPLVFLQDVTGFMVGSRSEHAGIIKDGAKLVNAVANSVVPKITIIVGNSYGAGNYAMCGKAYDPRFIYAWPSAKIAVMGGEQAAKTMLQIQVAGMKAKGEVVSPEDEQKLLNELKSRYEKQTNALYAAARLWVDAIIDPAETRKVISVGIEAANHNPVIPELKVGVFQV